Proteins from one Dysgonomonas sp. HDW5A genomic window:
- a CDS encoding MraY family glycosyltransferase, whose protein sequence is MEEIKLYNVLIIGIACVISIIIEMMLLPRVIYIAKKKRLFDLPDKRKKHSCPIPRLGGITFTPVILLVALFSLFLRFRFQIWDEELFFYRIPEILLLVCGLLVIYLLGAKDDLVGVGFKKKFVIQFFASLCIVGSGVYIDNLYGLLGIHEIPAVIGVLLSIGLIMFTTNAINLIDGADGLASGISLVALMMYGILFGLYGMWTYAGIAFIMIGLLMPFFYYNFFHPTRKIFMGDTGSLTLGYMLAFMMLRLVKYPPSVEVVPSGLLLLVLVALFIPLFDALKVMCVRISMGKAPFSPDRNHIHHKLIDLGLSKKRTVFAVVVTGVALIVSNWILLHYFNCNIVLIVDLGMGVLINMFIYRRTRQIQISKPSVVEKKKIEIEREQILEESDLR, encoded by the coding sequence ATGGAAGAAATAAAACTATATAATGTACTGATCATAGGAATTGCATGTGTAATTTCAATAATTATTGAAATGATGCTTTTACCTAGAGTCATTTATATTGCTAAGAAAAAACGATTATTTGATCTACCCGATAAAAGGAAAAAACACAGTTGCCCTATACCTCGTTTAGGTGGAATTACGTTTACACCGGTAATTCTTTTAGTTGCTTTATTTTCTCTCTTTTTAAGATTCAGATTTCAAATTTGGGATGAGGAGCTATTCTTTTATAGAATACCCGAAATCTTACTTTTGGTCTGTGGATTATTAGTCATATACTTATTAGGAGCGAAGGATGATTTGGTTGGTGTAGGTTTCAAAAAGAAATTTGTAATACAATTTTTCGCCTCACTCTGCATCGTAGGTAGTGGTGTATACATCGATAACCTGTACGGCCTATTGGGAATACATGAGATTCCTGCTGTAATAGGAGTCTTGTTAAGTATTGGTCTGATTATGTTTACAACCAATGCTATAAACCTTATTGATGGAGCTGATGGTTTGGCCTCGGGTATAAGTCTTGTAGCTTTAATGATGTATGGTATCTTATTTGGGCTTTATGGAATGTGGACATATGCGGGAATTGCATTTATAATGATAGGCTTGCTTATGCCTTTCTTCTACTATAATTTTTTTCACCCCACACGCAAAATATTCATGGGAGATACAGGGTCATTAACTCTAGGTTATATGTTGGCTTTCATGATGTTGCGGTTGGTTAAATACCCTCCAAGTGTAGAGGTTGTTCCGAGTGGCTTGTTGCTATTGGTCTTGGTTGCCTTATTTATACCTTTATTTGATGCATTAAAGGTGATGTGTGTTCGCATATCTATGGGGAAAGCTCCTTTTTCTCCTGATAGAAATCACATACACCATAAACTGATAGATCTCGGTCTTTCTAAAAAAAGAACCGTATTTGCTGTTGTGGTAACAGGTGTTGCTCTTATTGTGAGTAATTGGATTTTACTTCATTATTTCAATTGTAATATTGTCCTGATAGTTGATTTGGGCATGGGGGTGCTTATAAATATGTTTATATATAGACGTACAAGGCAAATTCAAATATCTAAACCTTCTGTAGTAGAGAAGAAAAAGATCGAAATTGAAAGAGAACAAATCCTTGAAGAATCGGATCTTCGCTAA
- a CDS encoding carbon-nitrogen hydrolase — MKIGIVQQSNTSDIEVNINKLKTNIRDLASQGADLVVLQELHNSLYFCQTENTDVFDLAEPIPGKSTDQFGLLAKELGVVIVLSLFEKRAPGLYHNTAVVLEKDGSIAGKYRKMHIPDDPAYYEKFYFTPGDLGFQPIETSLGKLGILVCWDQWYPEAARLMALAGADILIYPTAIGWESTDSDDEKTRQRDAWTISQRGHAVANGLHVISVNRVGYEPDPSNQTNGIQFWGSSFVAGPQGEILWRGSDDKEENQLVEIDMKRSEDVRRIWPFFRDRRIDAFSEITKRFID, encoded by the coding sequence ATGAAAATAGGAATAGTACAGCAATCAAATACTTCGGATATAGAAGTTAATATAAATAAATTAAAAACGAATATCAGAGACCTTGCTTCTCAAGGAGCTGATCTTGTAGTATTACAGGAATTACACAATTCACTTTATTTCTGCCAAACAGAGAATACGGATGTTTTTGATCTGGCTGAGCCAATCCCAGGGAAATCGACTGATCAGTTTGGTTTGTTAGCTAAGGAACTGGGCGTTGTAATTGTACTTTCTTTGTTTGAGAAAAGGGCTCCAGGCTTGTATCATAATACGGCAGTTGTTCTCGAAAAGGATGGTTCTATAGCCGGTAAATACCGTAAAATGCATATTCCGGATGATCCTGCATATTACGAAAAATTCTACTTTACTCCGGGTGACCTCGGTTTTCAGCCGATTGAAACCTCTTTAGGTAAGCTGGGTATTCTTGTTTGTTGGGATCAGTGGTACCCTGAAGCTGCACGTCTTATGGCTCTGGCCGGAGCTGACATTCTTATATATCCCACAGCTATCGGTTGGGAATCAACTGATTCGGATGATGAAAAGACCAGACAAAGAGATGCATGGACTATTTCTCAACGAGGGCATGCTGTCGCAAACGGATTACACGTAATTTCGGTTAACAGGGTTGGATATGAACCTGATCCATCGAATCAAACTAATGGTATTCAGTTTTGGGGAAGCAGTTTTGTTGCCGGACCTCAAGGTGAGATTCTTTGGCGAGGCTCGGATGACAAGGAGGAAAATCAATTGGTTGAAATTGATATGAAAAGATCTGAGGATGTTCGCCGTATCTGGCCGTTCTTTAGAGACCGTCGCATAGATGCCTTTTCGGAGATCACGAAAAGATTTATTGATTAA
- a CDS encoding agmatine deiminase family protein — translation MMLEAMKKDQNKSFALPSEWHPQSAIQLTWPHYGTDWDYMLEEITTCYINLARIILQYQKLIIVCRDDAAVKLMLNVDENLLKNLVLVELPTNDTWARDHAGISVFDEDNKKYILDFTFNGWGLKFPSNYDNQINRGLFASKVFQSDVQYVNKKDFVLEGGALESDGKGTLLTTSECLLSPNRNSALTKSEIENYLMDVFGLKKVLWLDYGYLAGDDTDSHIDTLARLCDEHTIAYVKCEDQADEHYDALLQMEKQIKKFRDFEGNPYKLIKLPMADKVIIDGQRLPATYANFLIMNEIVLLPFYNTPKDLVAQEQLQKAFPTRKVIGIDCSAIIKQHGSLHCITMQYPEGFL, via the coding sequence ATGATGTTAGAAGCAATGAAAAAAGATCAAAATAAATCATTTGCCCTTCCTTCCGAATGGCATCCACAAAGTGCTATTCAATTGACATGGCCTCACTATGGTACGGATTGGGATTATATGCTTGAAGAGATAACTACGTGCTATATCAATCTTGCACGCATAATTCTTCAATACCAAAAATTGATCATTGTTTGTCGCGATGATGCAGCTGTTAAGCTGATGCTGAATGTGGATGAAAACCTGCTTAAAAACTTGGTTTTGGTAGAGTTGCCTACTAATGATACTTGGGCACGAGATCATGCCGGAATTTCAGTTTTTGACGAAGACAATAAGAAATACATATTGGATTTTACATTTAATGGTTGGGGACTTAAGTTCCCATCTAATTATGATAATCAGATAAACAGAGGACTTTTTGCTTCTAAGGTTTTTCAATCAGATGTACAATATGTAAATAAGAAAGACTTTGTTCTTGAAGGAGGCGCATTAGAGTCGGACGGAAAAGGCACACTGCTTACGACTTCTGAATGTTTATTGTCTCCTAACCGGAATTCAGCTCTTACAAAATCGGAGATCGAAAACTATCTGATGGATGTTTTTGGTTTAAAAAAGGTTTTATGGTTAGACTATGGTTACTTGGCAGGTGATGATACGGATAGCCATATCGATACATTGGCCCGTTTATGTGATGAGCATACTATTGCTTATGTAAAGTGTGAAGATCAGGCTGATGAGCATTATGATGCTCTTTTACAAATGGAGAAACAAATTAAAAAATTTCGTGATTTCGAAGGTAATCCTTATAAACTCATAAAACTGCCTATGGCGGATAAGGTTATAATAGATGGTCAACGCCTTCCTGCGACCTATGCCAATTTTTTAATAATGAATGAGATTGTTCTCCTTCCATTCTACAATACTCCGAAAGATTTAGTGGCTCAGGAGCAGTTGCAGAAAGCTTTTCCCACACGAAAAGTAATTGGTATAGATTGTTCTGCTATAATTAAACAACATGGATCGTTGCATTGTATTACCATGCAATATCCCGAAGGATTTCTTTAA
- a CDS encoding acetate kinase: MKILVLNCGSSSIKYKLFDMESKDVVAQGAIEKIGLKGSFLKFPFKNDKVILEGEILEHKSGIEYILGVLTSEKYGCIKSLSEIDAVGHRVVHGGEKFNKSVLITDDVMAKVVECIDIAPLHNPPNLAGINAVKDLMGDIPQVAVFDTAFHQTMPSKAYMYGVPYSLYEKYAIRRYGFHGTSHRYVTRRACEFLGVPYENQKIVSAHIGNGGSLAAVAEGKSVDTSMGMTPVEGLLMGTRSGDVDAGVLSFIMEKENVGPQTMSTIVNKFSGLLGISGLSSDMRDIRAGVDKGDKRAELAFDMFTYRIKKYVGAYAAALGGMDVLIFTGGIGENHSITREVVCKDLEFMGVKLDFDKNNEIHGDEAVISTPDSKVKIVVIPTDEEFMIASDTMEIVSA, from the coding sequence ATGAAAATATTAGTATTGAACTGCGGAAGTTCGTCCATAAAATATAAGCTTTTCGATATGGAAAGCAAAGATGTGGTTGCCCAGGGAGCCATCGAAAAAATAGGATTAAAAGGTTCTTTTCTCAAATTTCCTTTCAAAAACGATAAAGTTATTCTCGAAGGTGAAATTCTAGAACACAAATCGGGTATAGAATATATATTAGGTGTTCTGACCAGCGAGAAGTATGGTTGTATAAAATCTCTTAGTGAGATTGATGCTGTAGGGCATCGTGTAGTGCATGGTGGTGAAAAGTTCAACAAGAGTGTGCTTATCACTGACGATGTGATGGCAAAGGTTGTGGAATGTATTGATATCGCACCGCTTCACAATCCACCTAATTTGGCAGGTATTAATGCCGTTAAAGATCTGATGGGTGATATTCCTCAGGTGGCAGTATTCGATACGGCATTCCATCAAACTATGCCTTCGAAAGCATATATGTATGGTGTGCCTTATTCATTATACGAAAAATATGCGATACGCCGTTACGGATTTCATGGAACAAGCCACAGATATGTAACCCGTCGTGCCTGCGAATTCTTAGGAGTGCCTTATGAAAATCAAAAAATAGTATCGGCACATATCGGCAACGGAGGCTCTTTGGCTGCCGTAGCAGAAGGTAAATCGGTTGACACAAGCATGGGTATGACTCCTGTTGAAGGTCTGTTGATGGGAACCCGCTCGGGTGATGTTGATGCAGGCGTTTTGTCTTTCATCATGGAAAAAGAAAATGTAGGACCTCAAACCATGTCTACTATCGTTAATAAATTTAGTGGTTTGTTAGGTATTTCGGGATTGTCATCAGACATGAGAGATATACGTGCAGGTGTGGATAAAGGAGATAAGAGAGCCGAACTGGCATTCGATATGTTTACTTACCGTATCAAGAAATATGTAGGTGCTTATGCAGCTGCTTTAGGAGGTATGGATGTTCTTATCTTTACAGGAGGTATCGGTGAGAATCATTCTATAACAAGAGAAGTAGTTTGTAAGGACTTGGAATTTATGGGCGTGAAACTTGATTTTGATAAAAATAACGAAATTCATGGAGATGAGGCTGTAATAAGTACTCCCGATTCGAAAGTGAAGATCGTAGTAATTCCGACCGATGAAGAGTTCATGATCGCTTCCGATACAATGGAAATAGTAAGTGCTTAA
- a CDS encoding 3-hydroxyacyl-CoA dehydrogenase family protein has product MAEIVEPIEGYGLSKKDQERALFSKIGVVGCGRDGRSIVNLTAQSGMEVVFIEISEDKIQDALKEIEQSLDTKIENWGLTQGEKRGTMGRITGSLDYSDLRDCDFVIECIRYEANGARSTSLRKEVFKKLEEVLSPDAIIATNATTVIISELSADLKYKERCVSLHFPIPHSDAKLLEIVKGTFTSPEVVEKVIRFSNLIKHLPIEVRESSGLVSMRLMTVMLNEACHILMENLTSMEDIDKEFTVIYGQRYGIFELADLLGIEKIVMLMEDMFNEYGDRKYKASPILWRLYHSKQYGVQTGRGFYIYDEAGKRVTPNNLI; this is encoded by the coding sequence ATGGCTGAAATAGTAGAACCGATAGAAGGTTACGGATTAAGTAAAAAAGATCAGGAGAGAGCATTATTCTCGAAAATAGGTGTTGTCGGTTGCGGGCGTGATGGACGCAGTATTGTTAATCTGACAGCACAATCGGGTATGGAGGTAGTATTTATCGAAATATCGGAAGATAAAATACAAGATGCTCTGAAAGAAATTGAGCAGAGTTTAGATACAAAAATAGAAAACTGGGGGTTGACTCAAGGCGAAAAACGCGGTACGATGGGACGTATTACAGGATCCTTGGATTATTCGGACCTTAGAGATTGTGATTTCGTAATAGAATGTATTCGTTACGAAGCCAATGGAGCACGCAGTACATCGCTGCGTAAAGAAGTATTCAAAAAATTAGAAGAGGTTTTATCTCCCGATGCTATTATTGCAACCAATGCAACAACAGTAATTATAAGTGAACTTTCGGCAGACCTCAAGTATAAAGAACGTTGCGTGAGTTTACATTTTCCTATTCCTCACAGTGATGCAAAACTACTCGAAATCGTAAAAGGAACATTTACTTCTCCCGAGGTAGTCGAAAAAGTAATCCGTTTCTCTAATCTTATTAAGCACCTTCCGATAGAAGTTCGCGAAAGTAGCGGTTTGGTTAGTATGCGTCTGATGACAGTTATGTTAAATGAAGCATGTCATATATTAATGGAGAACCTGACTTCGATGGAAGATATCGATAAAGAATTCACCGTGATTTATGGACAACGTTATGGCATATTTGAATTAGCGGATCTTTTGGGTATTGAGAAAATTGTTATGCTGATGGAAGACATGTTCAATGAATATGGAGACCGTAAGTACAAAGCATCACCCATTTTGTGGAGACTGTATCACTCAAAACAATACGGAGTGCAAACAGGAAGAGGTTTCTACATCTATGATGAAGCCGGAAAACGTGTGACACCTAACAATTTAATATAA
- the pta gene encoding phosphate acetyltransferase: MDLINEIIARAKANKQRIVLPEGTEERTIKAADQLLADGVAEIILIGNPTEIKNLAEKFNLSHIDKAHIVDPKNNAKKQEYADLLFELRKAKGMTPEQAVTLTEDPLYLACLMIKNGDADGEIAGAQNTTGNVLRPALQIIKTAPGISVVSGAFMMFVENNQYVPNGVLVFADCAVTPNPTAPQLAEIAIASAHTARALVGEEPRVAMLSFSTKGSAKDPMVDKVVEATALAKKLDPTVEIDGELQADAALVPSVGNSKAPGSSVAGKANVLVFPTLEVGNISYKLVQRLAGAEAVGPVLQGMAAPVNDLSRGCSVDDIYKMVAVTANQAIAAKKK; this comes from the coding sequence ATGGATCTTATTAATGAAATTATTGCCAGAGCTAAAGCAAACAAACAACGCATTGTATTGCCCGAAGGAACAGAAGAAAGAACAATAAAAGCAGCAGACCAATTGCTTGCTGATGGAGTTGCAGAGATTATTCTGATAGGAAATCCTACCGAAATTAAAAATCTGGCAGAAAAATTTAATTTAAGCCATATAGATAAGGCTCATATTGTTGATCCTAAAAATAATGCTAAAAAACAAGAATATGCCGATTTGCTTTTCGAATTGCGTAAAGCAAAAGGTATGACACCCGAACAAGCTGTAACATTGACTGAAGACCCTTTGTATCTGGCTTGTTTGATGATTAAAAACGGAGATGCTGACGGCGAAATTGCCGGAGCTCAAAATACAACCGGAAATGTCTTGCGTCCTGCTCTGCAAATCATAAAAACAGCACCCGGAATTAGTGTAGTTTCAGGAGCATTTATGATGTTTGTGGAGAACAACCAATATGTACCTAATGGAGTACTCGTATTTGCAGACTGTGCAGTAACACCTAATCCTACAGCACCTCAATTGGCAGAAATAGCAATAGCCTCTGCACACACGGCAAGAGCATTGGTTGGCGAAGAGCCTAGAGTTGCCATGCTAAGTTTTTCTACAAAAGGAAGCGCTAAAGACCCGATGGTAGACAAAGTGGTTGAAGCTACAGCTTTGGCGAAAAAATTAGACCCGACTGTAGAAATTGACGGAGAGTTGCAAGCCGATGCGGCGTTGGTTCCATCCGTAGGAAACAGTAAAGCACCCGGAAGTTCGGTTGCCGGTAAAGCCAATGTGCTTGTATTCCCTACATTAGAAGTGGGTAATATCAGTTATAAGCTAGTACAACGCTTGGCGGGTGCCGAAGCAGTAGGTCCAGTTCTTCAAGGTATGGCTGCTCCGGTTAACGATTTGTCGAGAGGTTGTTCTGTAGACGATATATATAAAATGGTAGCTGTAACTGCTAATCAGGCAATAGCTGCAAAAAAGAAATAA
- a CDS encoding C10 family peptidase — protein MTKSFFYMTLCLFILLTSCTDNSDLDSNLSSHKLKLDMGETKMKTQEEAIDILYSFIDDLNAQNGVYTKSSRNSIKINGIKSVSALSYSGKSQVALNKLRSVDSADSIPVYEFNIEEANGKSGFAVMLADKRFDDVLAYSTDGSLSDTTFNVGLSLLLSRISDYVEILNGESVQEYADWLCNSVSGTEKYIKRFASEADYKSFFQNNGYYGEWDKREYQARFIPVKWKQTAPYNSMVFTPEGQPAKAGCGAVALGQLMAYYKKPQGYDWNLLTQTPTIETVANGGSQARINEVSRLLYDIGKDGVGYIDYTPTGSSIQDYNIWNVLKLFGYVYAYDSSGRYANFPNATTILTELTDGYPVLIGADEYYSRIDPAKKELGHVWIIDGIFRKERDRYFVEDILPTNNNPFYRELWSYRERFTQVHCNWGWGGSSDGWYSHRLFTPINEPYKFDKSFVLFLSNPR, from the coding sequence ATGACGAAATCTTTCTTTTACATGACACTATGTCTTTTTATTTTACTCACTTCGTGTACTGACAATAGCGATTTAGATAGTAATCTATCATCCCACAAGCTAAAACTAGATATGGGAGAAACAAAAATGAAAACACAAGAAGAAGCTATTGATATACTATATTCTTTTATAGATGATTTAAACGCTCAAAATGGGGTATACACCAAAAGCAGTAGGAATAGTATAAAAATAAACGGAATAAAATCGGTTTCCGCATTGTCTTATTCCGGCAAGAGCCAAGTAGCTCTAAACAAGCTTAGATCTGTAGATTCGGCAGACAGTATTCCTGTATATGAATTTAATATTGAAGAAGCTAATGGCAAATCGGGATTTGCAGTGATGCTTGCAGACAAACGATTTGATGATGTGTTAGCATACTCAACGGATGGTTCATTGTCTGACACAACATTTAATGTTGGATTATCCTTGTTGTTATCCCGAATATCCGATTATGTCGAGATTTTAAACGGTGAATCAGTACAAGAATATGCAGATTGGTTATGCAATAGTGTTTCCGGAACAGAAAAATACATCAAGCGATTTGCCAGTGAAGCCGACTACAAGAGCTTTTTTCAAAATAATGGTTATTACGGAGAATGGGACAAAAGAGAATACCAAGCACGCTTTATCCCAGTTAAATGGAAGCAAACAGCCCCATATAACAGTATGGTTTTTACACCTGAAGGTCAACCTGCTAAAGCCGGATGTGGGGCAGTAGCTTTAGGCCAGTTGATGGCATATTATAAAAAGCCTCAAGGATATGACTGGAATTTACTTACTCAAACGCCAACCATAGAAACTGTTGCAAATGGAGGTAGCCAAGCTCGCATAAATGAAGTTTCTCGTTTATTATATGATATAGGTAAAGATGGGGTTGGTTATATAGATTATACTCCTACGGGGAGTAGTATACAAGATTATAATATTTGGAATGTATTAAAGTTATTTGGTTATGTATATGCATATGATTCTTCGGGGAGGTATGCTAATTTTCCTAATGCAACTACTATTTTAACAGAATTAACCGATGGATATCCCGTATTAATAGGGGCTGATGAATATTATAGCAGGATAGATCCAGCTAAAAAGGAATTAGGTCATGTATGGATTATTGATGGAATATTCCGTAAAGAACGGGATCGTTATTTTGTGGAAGATATTTTACCTACTAACAATAATCCATTTTATAGAGAACTCTGGTCTTACAGAGAGCGCTTTACGCAAGTGCATTGTAATTGGGGATGGGGTGGCAGCTCCGACGGATGGTATAGCCACAGGTTGTTTACTCCGATTAATGAACCTTACAAATTCGATAAAAGCTTTGTATTATTTCTTTCAAATCCTCGATAA
- the rpsO gene encoding 30S ribosomal protein S15: MYLDSQKKEEIFAKYGKSNTDTGSPEAQIALFSYRISHLTGHLKSNHKDYNTERALKMLVGKRRRLLDYLIEVDINRYRAIIKELGIRK; this comes from the coding sequence ATGTATTTAGATTCGCAAAAGAAAGAAGAAATCTTCGCTAAATACGGAAAGTCTAACACTGATACTGGCTCACCTGAAGCGCAGATTGCATTGTTTTCGTACCGTATTTCGCATTTGACTGGTCACTTAAAGTCAAATCACAAAGATTATAACACTGAACGTGCTCTTAAAATGTTGGTAGGTAAACGTCGTCGTTTATTGGATTACCTGATCGAAGTAGATATCAACAGATATCGTGCTATCATCAAAGAGCTTGGAATCAGAAAGTAA
- a CDS encoding MBOAT family protein — protein MLFTSIPFLILFIITFTLYYLPKVSKHQVSILVIASLIFYAYDQPWFTLLLLFSAGINIAASYYVVYGDPKKRKLVATTGVVLNVIGLAFFKYSPLISATFFNPEGSIGHFLLMIPLPIGISFFTFEGISLLIDVWRDKEANEKAKSFIPVSLSQHAQRTLFFISFFPHLIAGPILKAHDFYPQIMDKYFKEINWESAFKSLTVGYFLKMVVADNLKNFTFWISYPFFEAYSSMDLLVILFGYTMQIFSDFAGYSLIAIGLAKLFGYDFQTNFDFPYISTSFKEFWRRWHISLSTFLMQYLYIPLGGSRKGKFMTYFNLMLTMTLGGIWHGAGWGFALWGFVQGSLLAIERLANDNFKLKRRLPKFFDPFKIFIVVGMFTLSWPLFVLPKFEYTLGYFQAIAHNIFLQSNVKLNMYIFLYSIPVIIYHLLYLSKGTKFWDAFKKKEYIFYGILLFFLITNAGTSGSFIYFQF, from the coding sequence ATGCTATTTACAAGTATTCCATTTCTCATTCTATTTATTATAACTTTTACCCTGTATTATTTACCTAAGGTATCTAAGCATCAGGTATCTATATTAGTAATTGCCAGTTTGATCTTTTATGCATACGATCAACCTTGGTTTACACTCTTACTCCTATTTTCTGCCGGAATTAACATTGCTGCCAGTTATTATGTAGTATATGGAGACCCGAAAAAAAGAAAGCTTGTGGCAACAACGGGCGTTGTCCTCAATGTTATCGGTCTGGCTTTCTTCAAATATAGCCCGTTAATATCGGCTACTTTTTTCAATCCGGAAGGTTCAATAGGACATTTTCTCTTAATGATACCGTTACCTATAGGTATCTCATTCTTTACCTTTGAAGGAATCAGTTTATTAATTGATGTATGGAGGGATAAAGAAGCCAATGAGAAAGCTAAAAGTTTTATTCCTGTTTCTTTATCACAACACGCTCAACGGACCTTGTTCTTCATTTCGTTTTTCCCACACCTTATAGCCGGTCCTATATTGAAGGCTCATGACTTTTATCCTCAAATAATGGATAAATATTTCAAAGAAATAAACTGGGAAAGTGCCTTTAAAAGCCTGACTGTAGGATATTTCTTAAAAATGGTTGTAGCGGATAATCTGAAAAATTTCACATTCTGGATCAGCTATCCATTTTTTGAAGCCTATTCATCCATGGACTTACTGGTAATTCTGTTCGGATATACCATGCAAATCTTCTCCGATTTTGCAGGCTACTCACTTATTGCAATAGGGCTTGCCAAACTATTCGGTTACGATTTTCAAACAAACTTTGACTTTCCATACATCTCGACTTCTTTTAAAGAATTCTGGAGACGCTGGCATATATCGTTATCTACGTTTTTGATGCAATATTTATACATACCGCTCGGAGGAAGCCGTAAAGGTAAGTTTATGACTTACTTCAACTTAATGCTCACTATGACATTAGGAGGTATATGGCATGGAGCAGGTTGGGGATTCGCTCTTTGGGGATTCGTTCAGGGAAGCTTACTTGCTATTGAACGTCTGGCAAACGATAATTTCAAACTGAAACGCAGGTTACCTAAATTTTTCGACCCGTTCAAAATATTCATTGTGGTAGGTATGTTTACCTTATCATGGCCATTATTTGTATTACCCAAGTTTGAATATACACTTGGCTATTTTCAGGCAATAGCACATAATATATTTCTCCAGAGTAATGTAAAACTCAATATGTATATATTCTTATATTCTATTCCTGTAATCATTTACCATTTATTGTACCTTTCGAAAGGCACAAAATTTTGGGACGCATTTAAAAAGAAAGAATATATATTTTACGGAATCCTGTTGTTCTTTCTTATAACGAATGCCGGAACCAGCGGTTCATTTATTTATTTTCAGTTTTAA